A single Microbacterium protaetiae DNA region contains:
- a CDS encoding LacI family DNA-binding transcriptional regulator, whose product MSGDKLDAQRVTIHEMARRLGISVASVSYALNGRPGVGEATRERVLALARELDWHPSSSARALSRSRTDTIGMVLRRDPELLGQEPYYMSLLSGVESVLSAAHQSLLLRMVGTAPGRDFDVYRQWSAERRVDGVIVLDRLVDDRRPALLRSLKMPYVMHGLRLDPDTGRQVVEDLVTDARVIIDHLASLGHTDIIDVTGPLNLAHEVERRDAIAAEATVCGIRVTVVEGDYTRAGAQQLVAERLARWSDATAVVSSNDVMALGILRSLTRGGRSDMALVSWDDSMLCDISAPAITALDRQPTAQGQRSARNLLHAINADQEQAEAPTPSRLVVRETSRPAS is encoded by the coding sequence ATGAGCGGGGACAAGCTGGATGCACAACGCGTCACCATCCACGAGATGGCCAGGCGGCTGGGCATCTCTGTGGCGTCGGTGTCATACGCCCTGAACGGGCGGCCCGGGGTGGGCGAGGCCACTCGCGAACGCGTGCTCGCATTGGCGCGGGAGCTGGACTGGCATCCCAGCTCATCGGCGCGTGCCCTGTCGCGCTCGCGTACCGACACCATCGGGATGGTGCTGCGTCGCGACCCCGAACTGCTGGGCCAGGAGCCGTACTACATGAGCCTGCTCAGCGGAGTGGAGTCGGTGCTCTCTGCCGCACATCAGTCGCTGCTGCTGCGCATGGTCGGCACGGCACCCGGCCGCGACTTCGATGTCTACCGCCAGTGGAGCGCCGAGCGCCGCGTCGACGGCGTGATTGTGCTCGACCGGCTCGTCGATGACCGGCGCCCGGCGCTGCTGCGCTCGCTGAAGATGCCGTACGTCATGCACGGTCTGCGCCTTGACCCCGATACCGGTCGTCAGGTCGTCGAGGACCTCGTCACCGATGCGCGGGTGATCATCGACCACTTGGCCTCCCTCGGCCACACCGACATCATCGACGTCACCGGACCGCTCAATCTCGCCCACGAGGTCGAGCGGCGCGACGCGATCGCCGCCGAGGCGACCGTCTGCGGCATCCGGGTCACCGTCGTGGAAGGCGACTACACGCGGGCTGGAGCGCAACAGCTGGTTGCCGAGCGACTCGCGAGGTGGTCGGATGCGACCGCCGTGGTCAGCTCGAACGATGTCATGGCGCTCGGGATTCTGCGTTCCCTGACCCGCGGCGGCAGATCCGACATGGCCCTGGTCAGCTGGGACGACTCCATGCTGTGCGATATCTCCGCTCCTGCGATCACGGCGCTCGATCGGCAGCCGACGGCGCAGGGCCAGCGCAGCGCACGGAATCTGCTGCACGCGATAAACGCCGACCAGGAGCAGGCTGAAGCGCCCACGCCCAGCCGGCTCGTCGTGCGCGAGACGAGCCGGCCTGCCTCGTGA
- a CDS encoding glycoside hydrolase 5 family protein: MTPTVPVWIGANFWSRVGGPRMWTDRYDPAVVREELAVLAAHGLNMTRSFFFWPDFQPEPDRLDEDCIARYADFLDAHADAGMTTIPTFVVGHMSGENWDPAWRAGRDLYRDVWFVGRQAWYVRELTARFGSHPAVAGWLLSNEVPIYGGEAPHDVVAAWAGLLIDAIRAGGSTLPVSIGDGAWGIETTGHDNGFRLRDLAPLSDFVGPHVYRMESDRIRQHLKAAWVAELCRVGELPVVLEEFGVTDAYVSAHGAADYYRQQLYNTLLAGAVGWIAWNNTDFDDLVAERPYSHHPFELHFGITDSTGAPKPALHELAGFAADLAAMGADGLRRSSREAALVLPSHLAEGYPFSRETERAHIVAVGEQAYIAAREADVPVAVEREIADGGVASDYRLYLVPSVKQLCGPTWQQLSSLADEGAIVYASYCAGETAEQRGPWWAFTEELFGVRIDTDYGLVEPIEGDTVTIELTTDLGTLHVGDRLHVRAAGTPDARAYLPVVVTDGEVLAVDDHGRPALVGRRHGDGYAVLCTYPLEYMAARSARVNPEDTWRLYDALAARARVHRPVAVADPEVFAATIEHDDGRRFAVFASQHGQETSVTPVVASGALHTLDGTLAPVVDLGPYGTAVREIV; this comes from the coding sequence GTGACGCCGACGGTGCCGGTGTGGATCGGAGCCAACTTCTGGTCGCGGGTGGGCGGCCCGCGGATGTGGACCGATCGGTACGATCCCGCCGTCGTCCGCGAAGAGCTCGCGGTGCTGGCAGCGCATGGACTGAACATGACGCGGTCGTTCTTCTTCTGGCCGGACTTCCAGCCCGAACCCGATCGCCTCGACGAGGACTGCATCGCCCGGTACGCCGACTTTCTCGATGCGCATGCCGATGCGGGCATGACGACGATCCCGACCTTCGTCGTCGGGCACATGTCGGGCGAGAACTGGGATCCGGCCTGGCGCGCCGGGCGCGACCTGTACCGCGACGTGTGGTTCGTGGGGCGGCAGGCCTGGTACGTGCGAGAGCTGACCGCACGCTTCGGGAGCCACCCCGCCGTGGCGGGCTGGCTGCTCAGCAACGAAGTGCCCATCTACGGCGGCGAGGCACCGCACGACGTGGTCGCGGCATGGGCAGGGCTGCTCATCGACGCCATTCGCGCCGGTGGTTCCACGCTGCCGGTGTCGATCGGCGACGGCGCCTGGGGGATCGAGACGACCGGGCACGACAACGGCTTTCGACTTCGCGATCTGGCCCCGCTGTCGGATTTCGTCGGACCGCATGTGTATCGCATGGAGTCCGACCGCATCCGCCAGCATCTGAAGGCGGCATGGGTCGCCGAACTGTGCCGAGTCGGTGAGCTGCCGGTCGTTCTCGAAGAGTTCGGCGTCACCGATGCGTATGTGTCGGCACACGGGGCGGCGGACTACTACCGCCAGCAGCTGTACAACACGCTGCTGGCGGGTGCGGTCGGCTGGATAGCGTGGAACAACACCGATTTCGATGATCTCGTGGCCGAGCGGCCCTATTCGCATCATCCGTTCGAGCTGCATTTCGGCATCACCGATTCCACCGGCGCCCCCAAGCCGGCCCTGCACGAGCTGGCGGGTTTCGCCGCCGACCTCGCGGCGATGGGGGCGGATGGGCTTCGGCGGTCGTCACGCGAGGCAGCCCTCGTGCTGCCGTCGCATCTGGCCGAGGGATATCCGTTCAGCCGCGAGACGGAGCGGGCGCACATCGTCGCCGTCGGCGAGCAGGCCTACATCGCCGCCCGCGAGGCCGATGTGCCGGTCGCAGTGGAGCGCGAGATCGCCGATGGGGGCGTGGCATCCGACTATCGGCTGTATCTGGTCCCCTCGGTCAAGCAGCTGTGCGGCCCTACCTGGCAGCAGCTGTCATCGCTCGCCGACGAGGGAGCGATCGTCTATGCGTCGTATTGCGCCGGCGAGACCGCCGAGCAGCGCGGACCGTGGTGGGCGTTCACCGAAGAGCTGTTCGGGGTGCGCATCGACACCGACTACGGCCTGGTCGAACCCATCGAAGGCGACACCGTCACGATCGAGCTGACCACCGATCTGGGCACGCTGCACGTCGGCGATCGTCTGCATGTGCGCGCGGCCGGAACCCCCGACGCCCGCGCCTATCTTCCGGTCGTGGTCACCGACGGAGAGGTGCTCGCCGTGGACGACCACGGGCGACCTGCGCTGGTCGGGCGCCGGCACGGCGACGGCTACGCGGTGCTGTGCACGTATCCGCTGGAGTACATGGCCGCGCGCAGCGCACGGGTCAATCCCGAGGACACCTGGCGGCTGTACGACGCGCTCGCCGCCCGCGCCCGGGTGCACCGGCCCGTTGCCGTCGCCGACCCCGAGGTGTTCGCCGCGACGATCGAGCACGACGACGGGCGGCGGTTCGCGGTGTTCGCCAGCCAACACGGCCAAGAGACCAGCGTGACGCCGGTCGTGGCATCCGGCGCACTGCATACCCTGGATGGCACACTCGCACCGGTCGTCGATCTCGGCCCGTACGGCACGGCGGTGCGCGAGATCGTCTGA